A single genomic interval of Camelina sativa cultivar DH55 chromosome 11, Cs, whole genome shotgun sequence harbors:
- the LOC104726821 gene encoding uncharacterized protein LOC104726821 yields the protein MASTKINALTTTIYKSPRIYINHKSQNQIKLVISNSLNPKPNTTQLPNNLYSVSFKTVGTGKLGISRYPDFEYSPHGGSGTGTAQKIDENRASNSGLLSVCFNVATLYIPPLTSQTTKFLGFPLPPFLKIDISPEVFQGSIEPESGKVELEFTAKFSFTAGGGIYRAPALVVKTVLTTEESRGERKSGRGERMDKEGKCRLVGVAKVETVDDWFMNTFLSLPEECLADLQAVISVSDS from the exons ATGGCTTCAACGAAAATAAACGcattaacaacaacaatctACAAATCCCCAAGAATATACATTAACCACAAAtctcaaaaccaaatcaaacttGTGATTTCAAATTCactaaacccaaaacccaacACAACACAGCTCCCCAATAATCTCTACAGTGTCAGCTTCAAAACCGTTGGAACAGGTAAGCTTGGCATCTCCAGATATCCTGATTTCGAATACTCTCCTCATGGCGGCTCCGGTACCGGAACCGCTCAAAAGATCGACGAAAACAGAGCATCTAACTCTGGATTGTTGTCTGTTTGTTTCAATGTGGCTACTCTCTATATCCCTCCTCTCACTAGCCAAACCACGAAATTTCTCGGCTTTCCATTGCCTCCGTTTCTAAAAATCGATATATCACCGGAGGTTTTCCAAGGAAGTATCGAACCTGAATCCGGAAAG GTGGAACTGGAGTTCACGGCGAAGTTCTCTTTCACGGCGGGAGGAGGAATATACAGAGCACCGGCGTTGGTGGTGAAAACGGTATTGACGACGGAGGAGTCGAGAGGAGAGAGGAAGAGTGGGAGAGGGGAGAGAATGGATAAAGAAGGGAAGTGTAGACTCGTCGGCGTGGCTAAAGTTGAGACCGTCGACGATTGGTTTATGAACACGTTCCTATCTCTTCCGGAGGAGTGTCTCGCCGATCTACAAGCTGTTATTTCAGTCTCTGattcttga